Genomic segment of Oscarella lobularis chromosome 13, ooOscLobu1.1, whole genome shotgun sequence:
GATCTTCGAAGAGACGCGATCTGCCAAGTTCTTCACCATTGCAGCGACGTCTCGGAACCTGAGATCGAAGCTGAACTGAATGGGACTCTGCTTCAGAAACGAAACTCGTATGCTGCCACCGAACGAGCCACCGCTCACACTGTCGATTTGTACATCGAACCAAATTTTTTTAATAGAAATGAGTTCGTTCACTAGTAGATTTTGAGCGAACCAGGTTGCAGCCGCCATGCCGAGCTTTACAGCACTTTTTACTCCTTCCAAAGCGCTTGTGGCTCCATTGAGTGACGATTTGGCAGCTTCAACTGTTTTTTCCGCCGCCCACATTGCTGCGTAGGCGGTAGAACGAAGTCCTTTGCAGACGACGTTTGCTGCAGCGCAGACTGGGTCCGTTACCCGCGTGCAGCAGCTGTTCCACCGGGGACAGCCTTGGCAACTGCGCCACACTTTCCAACAGCAGCCATTCCATCCAGGACAGCCGACGCAGACTagagagacgaaaaaaaactTCCCTAAATGTGCCAGCGTGCTTTTTAAGAGACACCTTACCTCTTCGGCAGGACTTGATAGAACACAGTCTCTTGACTTTGTCTCGAGCGTCCTTCAGCTTCTTGCTGGTACTATCGAACACTGCCTTCGCTTGATCGACTTTCTCCTGAGCCGCCGATAGCATTTGACTGGCTTCGTCGGCACCTTTCTTAACCGCAGCCTCCACGCCAGACTCCAACTTATTGAGCCACTCGGCCGATAGCTCGCCCTCAACTCCAAACGAGGCTTGTTTCAACGCCCCGTAGGCCGCGTAAATAGTCAACGTCGCTGGAAAGCCGAAAAAGGACGCTGTCACCGTCATTAAGTATTGCGAGTTCGTGATTCTCAGTTCAGCGGACGCGCGAAGAAAGCCGAACAATTCGACGTAGCCCGTCGCACGCAGATCAATCAAAAGCGGCTGCACTTGAATTTTCGCACGAAGAGACGGACCGCGATCccgttcgctttcgcttgcGAGCATCTTGAAGGCACCATTGGCGAGAACGATTGGACTCATTGCCATTTGAACGTCGATACCCCGAGAAGGATCGACCAATATATCGGCGTTCACTTCGAGTCCGAGAATGTTGAGCGTTCCCTTCAGCTTAAATCCCATGGGAATGTTGATGCCGGCTACCGTCCTGCCGATGGCCGAGTACGACACTTCGAGTCCCTTTGGAAAGCCCGTGTTTCTGAGAGGAGATATgagattgacgtcaattccgAAGGCGTGGAGAACCTTTTCGAGGGTAACGCCGTTAATGGAAGCGTAGAAGTAGTTGTTCTGCGGATTTGTCATATCGACTCCAACGTACGCTTTTGCCTTCAGTTGTCGCTCGGGTCGATCTACATTGCCGATGTGCACTTCGCCGCCAAGTtcaaacgccgtcggcgGTCCGCCGGGAAAGAATTTCACTTTCATTATGACGTTGCCGAAAGAGAGCCATTCGAGACCGAATGCTCGCTTCCACATGCCAATCATTTTGAATTCCGCTACCAGTTCACCTGTCGGAATTGCGCGAAGCGCGCcgtagaagagaagagccGGCTTGTTGAGACGAAGCTGGCAAGCAACTCCAAACGTCGgctccgacgtcgccgtcaccgccAATTCGAGTCCAACCGATTGGAGAGTCACGCCACTGCCGAGTGTGATATCTGAAACCGTCGCCGATACGGTGAACGCATTCGTGTcggcaatcgtcgtcgtaaaTTCGAGACTCTTGTCACCGACGATGGGTTTGATCAGATTACAGATAGGATCGTCGTTGCACGGtggaagcgacgaaatcgctgtGATAACGAGTCCCTGTTTTATGGAACCCATCGCTCTCAACGTCGGTTCGCGAAACGTGATTTCGGCGAAATCGGCTGCGGATatgacgacgccgacttTGAGATCCTGCGCGAGTAGGCGAAAGACGCCAATCGATTTTCCCGTCACCTTTTCTACGATGTCGGCAAATTTTATATTGGGAAAGACGaatccgacggcggcggacgaTTCACCGGCAGATTTTTTTTCCGCATAGAAATTCACCGTGACTCCGGAAAAACCGTCGATTTCAAGTTTACCGGACAGAAAGACGGTACGCGGCTGATGACGAATCGGTATTTCAACGTACGGATTGCCGATTTCAAACGAATCAAAAATGTTAACGTGTATTCCGGGCGGAAAGAAAGACGATCCTACGTACTCGACAATTTCGCCAATACTGATACCGGCGCCGCTGCCGACGACAACGTACCCAGCCGCTGAATCGGTCGGCGACGCGGGCTTGACTTCGACCGCAAACGAAACCGGTCCAATCGACCATTGACCGTCAATTTTCACCGCGACCTTTATCGGTGAtagcgtcgcgtcgacgcgaagcTCGGGTTTGAGAAAGCGAACCCAATTGGGGACGACGACCAGTGAGTCGCCCAAGTTCACCGTAACCGTCAACTTGCGTCCGATCGCGTCGTAGACAATATCGTTGACAACGAAatcgagaacggcgtcgctAATGGTGGGCGGCCACGGGAAGGAACCCGTGTCCATATTCGTCATTGAGGCGACTTTTCTCAGTGtgaacgacgtcttcatTTCGTTTGGCGCCTGCACGATCGTCACCGTCTTCGAGTTGATACGAATGTCGTAGGTGAGTTCGCCGTTCGCGTCGTCCGGCAAGGCGAAGCGAGCGCGGACGGAAAAGCCCGACGGCCACGGATGGCTCTCTTTGAGAAGATCACCAAAGCAATTCGGAAGTAGAAGCGGATCGACGAGTcccgtcgagacgacgagaccgaGTCGAGGAACGGTGAGCGTGCCGAAAAACGGCACCGAGGTCATGTCGATGTCGCTGATTTTCTTCacgatcgtcgcgagaaTAGACGATTTGAACTCCACGGCGATCGTCGCCACTTTGCGAGCGCCGCCGTTGTATCGACTAAACAAGACGTGAAGTTTCGCGTCGGACCATCCCGATATGGACGGCGTGCCAGAGAGACAGAACGCAAAGTTTTTAGCGGATCGATCGTAGTAGGCTTGGAGATCGACACTCTTTAGAACAAAGTTGTCTATGCCAGCGCTAACAAGCGCACTTTTCATCTCGCCTTCGGGTAAAAGCGCCTCGCCGAGCGATTGAAACAAGGCACCCACATTGACGTCTTTTGTTGGCGAGCCAATCACTAGGTAGGACGTCGTATTTGTTCGAGTTgcgacgacttcgaagaCGACAGCGCCGACAGTCCAGTTGCCCCCGACGACAAAAGAATtgagagaaaatcgcgtGAGAGGCGGCTTCGTCGTATCGTAGGTTACGTCAAATTCCacaaaagcgacgtcaaGTTCCAAAAAGCCGGTAATAAATTGAATGCTCGCGTCGGCGCTTGCTCGTACGGAAAACAGTTTCTTGTCCAAATCGATGGCAAAGAAACTGATCGTGAAGTCGAGCGGACTGGTGCTCGAATTGTCGAAGAAAGttatcgtcgacgtttcttgAGCGAAATCGGGAACGACCGCCTTGTAGAGCTGGCGCACTGTTAGTTCGTGGTCGACTGCAACTTTGAATTCGAGTTTTCTGCCTGTCACGTTGACGGAAATCTGGTCTTCGCCCAGGATGGGCAGCAGACCCAATGCTACCGCTTCTGGTGAAAAGACACTTTGGAGTTCAGCCGTGATTTCAGCCTGTGGGGTTGGTGGCGCTGCACTGACCGCACAGGTGATTAGGAGAAGAAGTAGAGCTTTTTCTGTCGCCTGCATGGAGTTCTTCCAGTTGGCTTCAAGTGGTGGGAAtgaacgttttctttgaaagAAGCTGCTTTTTACCTGGAAGAGCAATTAGACTGGCCGCCTTTGCATGTCTTAACGGACTATGTGAGCCGTAGTCTGAGACACTATTGAGACGTAATCTGAGACCGACTGAAACAGAATGTTTGAACGCATAGACGGAGTCTGAGACTAATTCAGACGGAGTCTGAGACTCCGGCTGAAACCAAGTGAGACGGAGTCTGAAATCAATTCATCAAACTGTGAAATGCGAAATTACATATCTGAAATCACAACGTGCATACATGTTGCCGGAGAATGTGACGCTGCATGGTCTACGCTGTTTTCAGAAATAAGGACAGGATGTGAAGCTAACGTAATTCACACGCTTGTCATGGTCATAAACAATTTGAAAACTTATATACTTAGGATTTGTACCATAATTGGGACTTTATGAAGTGTAGTGTGGGTTGGTGCGCTTCAGTACGTCTCGATCATTACGCCTTGTGGTCTCAGACTGCGTCTCAGCGGGAGGTCTCGGATACCGTCGCAGACTCCGTCTCAGTGTTGGTCTTCTTTCTCAATAGGTCTCGGACTCAGTTGGTCGCAGTTGGTCTCAGATTGCAATAAGTCTCAGATCACGTCTAGGTTGGTCTCAGACTCGATCAGCCGGAGGTCTCAGACTCCTTATCAGCCGGAGGTCTCAGACTCCTTATCAGCCGGAGGTCTAAGACTACGCCTCAATAGGGCTCAGACTACGGCTCTCACATCGTCCGTAAATAAAGGCCTACCTCTTGTGGAAGTGCAAAATTCAGGCTGCCGACCATATCTGAGCGTCGGTGTATGAGATTTCGAGAGcatttctgtttcttttccgCTGTTTGTGCTTCGCTGGATAAATTAGAATGCCAAATCTCATCGATTTTTGCCCTAGCCAACGTGGTAAGGAATTTGACAAACAATGAGCGACATAGACATCGAAAATGCGATTTGTCACCAGTATAGAAAAGCCTCGGCTGCGACAAGAATGCATTCCCTGGTGTAGCCAGAATGAACCAGGGACAAGCCATAGAGCTAGCGCGCGCCAAGAGAGAGCAGCTGCTGCAGAAACCTCAGGGTTCATTTTAACTCGTTCGTTATTCCGTGCGAAAACGCGGGAAGGAATTGTCGGGCCGCAGCATCCCTAAAGGGGCCCCGTCGCTTCAGTATGACGGCATTACACCTCCAATTCAAACAAAATGCTATTCGAACCCTTTTACGTGAACTAGATAGATCTCATTTCAATCAACTTTCTGCAGAATCACTACTGCTCCTACTTGAGCAAGAAATTTCTCAACTGACAATTTAAGCGCGTGCGACTCCATCAGACTCACCAACAAAGGAAGGATATAAGCTACAGAGAGAGCCGGACGAAAGACAGCGACTGGTAAAGACGTAACCAAATCTACAACGGAAGCGACGCAGTTCTCCCAGAGAGAAACGAGCAACATCCGCTCATTCGAAGACCACAGATCATTGTGACGAATCATAAAACGGACGAAatgagaaacgacgagctGACAACATTCTTCCAGAGAGAATGAAACCCATTCGGAAAATTGATTCTTCAAAGTGGCGACTTGCTGAACAGAATGAAGGTACAGCCTGAGGGCTGCTGTAACTTCTTTTCCCATCGACAGAACGCCTTTTTTTAGACGTACCTAACGTTTTTTTGCAACAGAAGGCGAAGACCGGGACGCCTCGAACTCGATTGCCACGACAATCGTTTCCTTTAGAGCCGACGTTACTGAAGGGAAGACGCCCTCACTAAAGCCAACAGGAATCTGAGAATTCTCTCCGAAGAATATCTCGTGGAGAAACTGAAGCAAGAGCTGGTGAACAAGAAGACTCACAACGATGCGCCTCGACGATAGACGAatcttcgcttcgtcgacgttacTCCTCGAAATGACGAGATGCAAGGAGTGGCAGGCAATTGAATTTGCCTCGAGTTGATGTAGCTTCTTCCTCTCGGTTTCAGGCGTGCTctgcatttcttcttcaccgTACATGAGAACCTAATCGAGATTATTTGCTCGAAAGATAGACAAAACCTATTTTTTTATACTTGTTCTGCTAGTTCCAAGGCTCGGCGTGCTGTCGCGATGTCGGTATCTTATCTCTTGACAACTTGTCCTTTCCtcgaatgtcgtcgtcacccTCGACAAACTGGCGAATGAGAGAGACGATAGGTGACCGAGTAATAGACAAGGCCTCAGTAAGATGCGACGAAACGCTCTGCCACGTAGCGAAGTCAAATTGAGCTCCACACGAAACAAGTAAGTGTCTAGCAAAAGACAACGTTAGATAAACGAACAAACCAAATGCTAGTTAACTTGCCTGAACGTCGAGCATCCCAGTCGTGCCACTTTTACCTCCTCTTGCTTGAGGCAAACTAGTATCAATTTCGATAATGAATCGACTAATTGACGAGAAGCGGTCGAGTCGTGCTCGTTTACGTCGCGAAAAGAGTCGACGatcatttcgacgacgaatccaaACGTGAGGCAAAAGTTCGCCAACGAGTCGTCGTCCCACCGAGCCGACTGCACCCACGCTCCAATAGACGCCAAcacaacgtcgacgagcgccaTGACGTATAAACGTTGATCGGGAGATTTGAGCACGACGACTAAAATGTCTCGCAATTCCGCCAACAGCGCGGGATCGACGGCTCGACGACACTGAACGaccgcttcgacgattccGCACAGAAGCAAGCCCCACACGGTGACGATACCATTCTCGTCGTTCCACGCGTCGCAGTCAACAACGGGTAGGCGAATTCGGTTGGCCCCGCGCATCTTCGGCGGTGTACGCATCAGATTCACCGAAGCGAGGCGATGGGCGAAGCGTGTCAGGCAACTTCGACGGATAAGCGATCGTCGGCCATCGACTTGCAGCGCGTGcgaatcgtcggcgacgagctttAATTGACCAAGCATTGGACGCACGGCAAGAGTGATCTGCAggaataaaaaaattcatgcTTTTCTGCTAGTTGTCACTCATCGAAACTAAGATCGTTTCGGGTTAGCCAGCAACTAATGTAGGATCGACGATATGTTCGTCGTACGTTCCCAATTGGTGACGTTTTCTAAGCGTAATTGGCATCCAACGGCATCGATATCGAAGAAAAGCCTTCTTCTATACTATCTTCTGCCGTTTGGCTGCATAAAAGCTCAGTTTGGCAGCGTTATCAAGAGGGAGTTGGATAAAGAAGGGCCCCTTTGAGAAATTGATCAAGAATCGCCTACTTACGGACTCGCTGCTTCTTGCACACGTACCTAGAGTGCCTGAATAACACCTGAAGCGCGCTTTTTGCCGCTCCGCATTGAGCAAAACGCGGAAAAGACGCACgcggaaagacgaagaagactaAAGCACGTtaagaagacaaaaaaatgacgtcatacatgcacacaaagagaaaacattgatTTGAAGCAGCAAAACCAAAGACACGAgtgaagcagaagcagcatGCAAATCAAAATTCAGGAGCATTCCAGCATTGCTTTTCCCATGTTGTAGGCATGCTGGATTTCTATAGCGCTACGAGCTCGCTTAGAGAGTCGAACAGCTGCCAATTTCCCGCTGAAGTCTCGAGCGTGCCAGCCACCGGAAGCCCCGATGAGGATGGGATCATTTGAAAGATGAATAGAGTCATGTTTCACCAGACTGTGACTCAAGACACCATCTAAGTAGTAGCGAATTGTCTTCTTATCATACGTTAGAGCAAAGTAATGCCAATTGCCGTCTGTTGCAGTGGGCTGATGAACGTTGAACATTTCATACCCAGCTCTGGCCTGCAAATGTATGTAGGAGAAGACGTGCTCATTCTCCTCAAATTTAGGAAAACCGTAGCTGTGTTTCTTCAGAAGCAAGTATCCTGTATTGGGCGCTGTTCTGATCCAAGCTTCGATGGTAAGTTCGGCTACGTTCAGTGAATTGGAGTGGGGAATTTCGAGacgatcgttgacgtcaaaatgcaAGGAGCTTAGCCTGCCTTTGTGGTGGTCAGGAGAACCCACGACCACGGCGTGATTTTCGTGGCCGCTGAGGTCGTGAATACGGTCACCAGCTGAGGGGAATTCCATGTGACTGTGCATACTCAGAAGGAGAACGGTGTCTGGGTCAGGCGAAAGTGGGTTAATTGATACCGCTAGATTTATAAaggaattatttattaaatgCAAGTCCTGCTTTTGGgacttttttcttacgtttgGAATAGCATTGCTCAATGGCGGAGAGTCTCTTAGAAATGCCAGAAGTGGCTACCTCCAAACTGCTTATCTTTGAGGACAAGCTCGGAATGTTAGATTCCAGATTGGATAATCTCTGCGCAGCAGCAGTTTGAAAATTTGAAAGACTAGTAAATGATTAGAATTTGAAGTGCGCAGTAAGTGTATGAAAGTTTACCGAGTTGATATGGACTGAAGGGTGGTGTCCACCGATTCAAGGACAtctttgtccttctcctgagcttcgtcttctttattGAAGTACTAGGGGATCGGTCAACATGCAACGTGACAGGCAATATTCATTAGAAAGACGGTACATacctcgtcgat
This window contains:
- the LOC136194486 gene encoding brefeldin A-inhibited guanine nucleotide-exchange protein 3-like; this encodes MLGQLKLVADDSHALQVDGRRSLIRRSCLTRFAHRLASVNLMRTPPKMRGANRIRLPVVDCDAWNDENGIVTVWGLLLCGIVEAVVQCRRAVDPALLAELRDILVVVLKSPDQRLYVMALVDVVLASIGAWVQSARWDDDSLANFCLTFGFVVEMIVDSFRDVNEHDSTASRQLVDSLSKLILVCLKQEEVKVARLGCSTFRHLLVSCGAQFDFATWQSVSSHLTEALSITRSPIVSLIRQFVEGDDDIRGKDKLSRDKIPTSRQHAEPWN
- the LOC136195044 gene encoding uncharacterized protein, which produces MKSFYVLLFLGFLLVNVNSSSLSSKIDEYFNKEDEAQEKDKDVLESVDTTLQSISTRLSNFQTAAAQRLSNLESNIPSLSSKISSLEVATSGISKRLSAIEQCYSKPVSINPLSPDPDTVLLLSMHSHMEFPSAGDRIHDLSGHENHAVVVGSPDHHKGRLSSLHFDVNDRLEIPHSNSLNVAELTIEAWIRTAPNTGYLLLKKHSYGFPKFEENEHVFSYIHLQARAGYEMFNVHQPTATDGNWHYFALTYDKKTIRYYLDGVLSHSLVKHDSIHLSNDPILIGASGGWHARDFSGKLAAVRLSKRARSAIEIQHAYNMGKAMLECS
- the LOC136194632 gene encoding uncharacterized protein — encoded protein: MVGSLNFALPQEVKSSFFQRKRSFPPLEANWKNSMQATEKALLLLLITCAVSAAPPTPQAEITAELQSVFSPEAVALGLLPILGEDQISVNVTGRKLEFKVAVDHELTVRQLYKAVVPDFAQETSTITFFDNSSTSPLDFTISFFAIDLDKKLFSVRASADASIQFITGFLELDVAFVEFDVTYDTTKPPLTRFSLNSFVVGGNWTVGAVVFEVVATRTNTTSYLVIGSPTKDVNVGALFQSLGEALLPEGEMKSALVSAGIDNFVLKSVDLQAYYDRSAKNFAFCLSGTPSISGWSDAKLHVLFSRYNGGARKVATIAVEFKSSILATIVKKISDIDMTSVPFFGTLTVPRLGLVVSTGLVDPLLLPNCFGDLLKESHPWPSGFSVRARFALPDDANGELTYDIRINSKTVTIVQAPNEMKTSFTLRKVASMTNMDTGSFPWPPTISDAVLDFVVNDIVYDAIGRKLTVTVNLGDSLVVVPNWVRFLKPELRVDATLSPIKVAVKIDGQWSIGPVSFAVEVKPASPTDSAAGYVVVGSGAGISIGEIVEYVGSSFFPPGIHVNIFDSFEIGNPYVEIPIRHQPRTVFLSGKLEIDGFSGVTVNFYAEKKSAGESSAAVGFVFPNIKFADIVEKVTGKSIGVFRLLAQDLKVGVVISAADFAEITFREPTLRAMGSIKQGLVITAISSLPPCNDDPICNLIKPIVGDKSLEFTTTIADTNAFTVSATVSDITLGSGVTLQSVGLELAVTATSEPTFGVACQLRLNKPALLFYGALRAIPTGELVAEFKMIGMWKRAFGLEWLSFGNVIMKVKFFPGGPPTAFELGGEVHIGNVDRPERQLKAKAYVGVDMTNPQNNYFYASINGVTLEKVLHAFGIDVNLISPLRNTGFPKGLEVSYSAIGRTVAGINIPMGFKLKGTLNILGLEVNADILVDPSRGIDVQMAMSPIVLANGAFKMLASESERDRGPSLRAKIQVQPLLIDLRATGYVELFGFLRASAELRITNSQYLMTVTASFFGFPATLTIYAAYGALKQASFGVEGELSAEWLNKLESGVEAAVKKGADEASQMLSAAQEKVDQAKAVFDSTSKKLKDARDKVKRLCSIKSCRRVCVGCPGWNGCCWKVWRSCQGCPRWNSCCTRVTDPVCAAANVVCKGLRSTAYAAMWAAEKTVEAAKSSLNGATSALEGVKSAVKLGMAAATWFAQNLLVNELISIKKIWFDVQIDSVSGGSFGGSIRVSFLKQSPIQFSFDLRFRDVAAMVKNLADRVSSKIAGRKRRDVDVAGAALSSQIEDVRRRQAIAPLTDASPTAVEWRTEPTFVESTSSKPAGESGDFEENKGNDVRAVDEDIREFERLAGNETQNWIVLPGSKLDFDNSLIPEDIEGEPQTDEEKCRRFKKFASFIREILHGLDIISTSFIQSLKPFTAQESAMGGCLAIVYKAKQQGGALETMARQNWNDLQKLKEMGMLKHLQNKSATLDGEKIIGKCLKEKEIDEQKAEMLCSAIDKMKAQVRSVFRNNNLHGLHAVFAELSEQVQRKFKKPLKEFLVDMCQSIERMYENRGGPKRPGAHKVYTLVTKVCQHLGVDGDGNSVMKMTILRSHQIVKTLLAKFQKLSGIRVYCSATGPTETW